One segment of Thermosynechococcus sp. HN-54 DNA contains the following:
- a CDS encoding ferredoxin:protochlorophyllide reductase (ATP-dependent) subunit N, translating into MTATAPNALNFECETGNYHTFCPISCVAWLYQKIEDSFFLVIGTKTCGYFLQNAMGVMIFAEPRYAMAELEEGDISAQLNDYEELKRLCLQIKRDRNPSVIVWIGTCTTEIIKMDLEGLAPKLEAEIGIPIVVARANGLDYAFTQGEDTVLAAMAARCPTPTAVNDVEERNPIQRLLNFGKKKEEVQAEASHDHNHPPLVLFGSLPDPVVTQLTLELKKQGIKVSGWLPAKRYTELPIIDEGYYVAGVNPFLSRTATTLIRRRKCKLIPAPFPIGPDGTRAWIEHICAAFGIQPQGLAEREAETWEKLSDYLELVRGKSVFFMGDNLLEISLARFLIRCGMRVLEIGIPYMDKRYQAAELALLSQTCAEMGHPLPTIVEKPDNYNQLQRIKALQPDLVITGMAHANPLEARGISTKWSVEFTFAQIHGFGNARDILELVTRPLRRNQALAGLGWQKLVTS; encoded by the coding sequence TCTTTTTGGTCATTGGTACCAAGACCTGTGGCTACTTTTTGCAGAATGCGATGGGGGTGATGATTTTTGCTGAACCCCGTTATGCCATGGCGGAGCTAGAAGAGGGAGATATTTCGGCGCAACTCAATGATTATGAAGAGCTAAAGCGCCTCTGCCTCCAAATTAAGCGCGATCGCAACCCCAGCGTGATTGTTTGGATTGGCACCTGCACCACGGAAATTATCAAAATGGACTTGGAAGGCTTGGCTCCCAAGCTCGAAGCAGAAATTGGCATCCCCATTGTCGTAGCGCGTGCCAATGGTCTCGACTATGCCTTTACCCAAGGGGAAGATACGGTGCTCGCTGCCATGGCGGCTCGCTGCCCCACGCCCACTGCCGTCAACGATGTCGAAGAACGCAACCCCATCCAGCGCCTACTGAACTTTGGCAAGAAAAAAGAAGAAGTCCAAGCCGAAGCCAGCCACGACCACAATCACCCGCCCCTTGTCCTGTTTGGCTCATTACCCGATCCCGTGGTCACTCAGCTCACCCTCGAACTTAAAAAACAAGGCATCAAAGTCTCCGGCTGGCTGCCTGCCAAACGCTATACCGAGCTACCAATCATTGACGAGGGCTACTACGTAGCTGGGGTAAATCCCTTTCTCAGTCGGACGGCTACGACCCTGATCCGTCGCCGCAAATGCAAACTGATCCCTGCCCCATTTCCCATTGGTCCAGATGGCACCCGCGCTTGGATTGAGCACATTTGTGCCGCGTTTGGGATTCAACCCCAAGGCCTAGCCGAGCGGGAAGCCGAGACCTGGGAAAAACTCAGCGATTACCTTGAACTCGTGCGCGGCAAATCCGTGTTCTTCATGGGCGACAATCTCCTAGAGATCTCCTTGGCACGGTTCCTGATTCGCTGTGGCATGCGGGTACTGGAAATTGGCATTCCCTACATGGACAAACGCTACCAAGCGGCCGAACTTGCTCTCCTGAGCCAAACCTGTGCCGAGATGGGACATCCCCTACCCACCATTGTTGAAAAACCCGATAACTACAACCAGCTCCAGCGCATTAAGGCGCTCCAACCCGATCTGGTGATTACGGGCATGGCCCATGCGAATCCCCTCGAAGCCCGTGGCATCAGCACCAAGTGGTCCGTGGAATTCACCTTTGCCCAAATTCATGGCTTTGGCAATGCCCGCGACATCTTGGAACTCGTCACCCGTCCTCTGCGGCGTAATCAAGCCCTTGCAGGCTTAGGCTGGCAAAAACTGGTTACCAGCTAA